The Silene latifolia isolate original U9 population chromosome Y, ASM4854445v1, whole genome shotgun sequence sequence attatatggcgcatcaggtgatttactgcggtaGATGTGGTGGTGTCTGCGAGCACAATGCGACCTTTGCATGGCGaaaatgacgaagtttacgcgttcagTCAGCTGTGATCGAGTTAGTCatttgtagttgtgccgccacatccaccctatcaatggccaccgcaacaagatcctcctgatatacagaaagaagagattgcggagctgaaatctttgttggaaatacttgcatccaaaaggcaagagagtgatagacgtatggaagctcaattcattgagctggagtcaaaaatagctcagctagctgctgagtcgaatagtaggcaaccagaagaggtgtactttactgagagcggtttttcccatgaagaaaccgtgttgcccaatgttgaggatgatttttatgactcggatgacgaatttatatcatatttcaatagtttacacgaggatttcagcgctgtacaggcagaatcactcgatcgagtgacttatattagtcgatcgagtgaatttccagaaaaaCTGTTCGGTCGAGTGgttcaaagcactcgatcgagtgaaaatcaggaggaaagtcctcgatcgagtaataattttgctcgatcgagtgagttggccagcgagagcaatgatttgttgcttaggttcgttttagacgacaattttgatgatgataatggatacggtgagtcacccctattcaaggccgagttggatgcacttgaggctgcgatttacgggacgaaatCCACTGAGAAGGgtgacgaaaggacagctgagtcggtaattgctcctagcacggaagaggtaataaattcctttatctatgattccatcgttgagagcaaccaacccgaggtagtaaacgataattctattattgtttgttttaatagtataaTGCCTTCTTTCACTCATGCTTCGTATTTCAATAATATACCCTCTCACATGTGGACGcgtaatttaacgatttttcgcCGTCCTTATCGTTTCAATTTCGTTAATCTAAAACGGGGCCCTAATTTATCGTCAATTGCTCctgcgctcctatattttgtggataaatttaggagctctcataggaaatttttTAGACTTAAATAGTTAAAcaattttatttcctatatttttattccactgtggtgctacttacatttttgtgtagcacatgcgcagatttatgatttaatgctgcgcgctttgagctgttttgattgtgattaattagagaggctcgaagaaaaataaggtcgagctgggacctgactgaagctagcgctacccgggaggcaactcggagtttttattttgcatttttatttcatttcagttgtaataaatggttttcataccgtagactatatcagtatgcttgttttgttagtttgtggactgtttttattgcgttttgtaggaacacactgaggatcactcgatcgagtactttttgtactcgatcgagcacttttgctgataaatcctctcgatcgagcagttgttctactcgatcgagcacctgcaaagagagaactactcgatcgacctaatttcctttcgatcgagtagttttggatgcccaacccactcgatcgaccactgttcgagtgccatcgagtgtttttgaattggattagcttcctgtgacagtattccgggcctttagcaacctcccatgttcatggctggtttggggaggtcctttattcgcgcaatcttgtaagttttccgtatttactctctttctcttttagtttgcattttctttccatgttttggtacaatgggggcattgtacggtttggtttggggaggttatgcatccatatatgtgtctgcatattgtttttattgcatttctgttgtcacgtttaatttttgtatgcattgttgtttattttcatataaaatttaaaatctcataaaaattgaaaatttcaaaaaatttcacgtttattttagcatgtaggttgagtcggaacggtagatttcaatgatgatattgcactgcaattgtctttttgcttaaaccTTGCATAGTCTATTATTCTTTTTAGCAAtgtctttttgcatatctacgagttaatgttgaatttagctgaacgaatagacttgacctaaaattttggcaacctacttatatattctaaggattagagccatataaactggtgtcatttatgaccggtttcatgtaggattatgagtagttactccttgcataacatgtatcatcaatttgcacgtatatgaaattcaattgctttttgcctacatacattcgggttagtggttggtgtcacatgcagggaggtgcttacaatttccttttctttcattcttacccatttaactccacattagccaaatttgcctgttgacccttaactacattccaaatttagcctgccttatcaagctagttagtgtatgtttttgcggtatatttttcattgtgccaagtttggcttgtatttgatgattcggagttggtaatctataaagaaagggaggatgatgaaaaaaaacgtgaaaaagaaaaaaaaaaagacatgaaaaatgaaaaaaaaaagaatttgaaaaaggaattcggaaaaagaaaagaaaagaagaaaccgaaaaaaaatagaaagaaaagatttcgaaaaaagatattgtttgatgagacggtttcactcctatgctttatctatatcatttgaggagtattttcagttcggtttggtgagttttatgccaaatgaagggcattgtgcttatttcataattgcTTAAGAAATGGATGCTGtcatttggttctgtttaggtactagcttgatcacctatacctccacattcccataaatgttttgccttttcttacccattgcctcactttaccatatttttgtaagccctcggctgtgacaggaccttgtttggttgaaatgtgtgtacggtagctagaattgtctatcatattagttgcatgcatgtttatgtgggtctcagtttaggtgagcgatatttttctttctctcttacatatatatgttcaccctttgcttcatgagagaagagtgacccgtgagagtccattattaaaggtcttgcaaggtcgatggttcagctttattataaacatcttacaactcgtttgcatttgactgtttgctataagtgttagtttgcttgcattaaattggtttaagtgggcatttgtagctatctctgagttatcttttccattCCATTAATTTGCAATTactttactcgaggacgagtaaaggtttggtttggggagatttgatacgtgcattttatatagtctttttaggccttttcatgcacgtatttctatgcttttatcgtagttttatgctacgaaatgccccgaatatgctactttgggttattttgtcttatttgcaggaatgaaccagaaagtagtgaaatcaaacTTTTTATCGTCTGTTTTgaatgcatttggaggaagagtgaatttggagcggaattatagttgtcttgggatgcgtgaagctgtttcgagagctaaaaagacaagtcatAGCCAACCAACGAGAACAagtagctgctgaagttagttttcacttgatcgagtgcttttctagtcgatcgagtggttttaggtcataTAATAAGTCGATTGAGCACTTAATATGGTTGATCGATCAGTTTCCAtttagtgtttagtcgatcgagtaagatttttggtcgatcgaacagtttaagctctggtttactcgatcgagtattttaaaaccactcgatcgagtggattctcttacgggcttggctttttagtttatttccgtcattaggttaaataaatcctattttcttataaataggagggTATTTCGTCATTTGTGTGGGTGCTTTTGGCTGAGGGGAAATCACACGTTACTTTCCTCTGGTTACTGTTTTAATACTACTTTCTGTTCTGCCTCCTATTTTTCCGAATCCTTACTCTGTAACtttctcttcccttttattcttccttgtttctttattgcttttattatttctctatttagttgtcatgtcttatgttattagattagcaattgctagtgtagtatcccgagccatgcgtagctaattcctttaatatgttaggactagggaaaccgtggtagcaatatgttaggatcgacatgattagattagttttgcgacaagaattgtattaagtaatataattgtgattaggttgaatgaatgcatgcaggagaccgattaattaaTTACCcctgacctggatcgaaagattgggagggaaggcttgcttaattacaataggtgatacctaattagggcgaaagctaagttagggagaccctagggcgattagagaccgaaagggtataatcgtaggtttaaggaccgaaaggtgacgacctcgctcttcttatcaataatttaatcgattcAGTTGACCcaatagtgtagctgccacggtagaccgattcctagcatatttcttttttttatctgatttacccctgtatttcttcattatttcctcttgccttaattctattagtttagtcaaaacatttcaaacccccaacttgtgacattagacagaccgaatagacaagtagatagtaaaccgcctccctgtggagattgaccctacttatcgctagcttctgttagttatatttaggtatttatttttggtacataacgaccgtatcaaagaAGCTGGAGGAACTATTAGATAAGGGCTATGTGAGGCCAAGTGTATTACCTTGGGGAGCACCTGTGTTATTTGTCAAGAAGAAGGTTGAGAGTATGCGGTTGTGTGTTGATTATAGGGAGTTGAATAATGTGACCATTAAGAATCAGTACTCTTTACCTCGAATTGACGatttgtttgaccagttgagtggggctggaatattttctaaaattgatttgagatcggGATACCACCAATTGAGAATTAAGAATGAAGATATTCCTAAGATCGACTGCATTCAGGACTAGATACGGACACTATGAATTtgttgttatgccatttggattaACTAATGCACCAGCGGTCTTCATGGACTTAATGAACCGTGTGTTTAGTCCCTATTTGGATCAGTTCGTAgttgtctttatcgatgatatcctaGTGTATTCTAAGGATAAGGAGGAAcatgtgaagcatttgagaaTTGTATTGTAAACTTTGAGAGAGAATAATCTTTATGCCAAGTTGAGTaaatgtgagttttggttggagaaggtgGTGTTTTTGGGTCATGTTGTGTCAAAAATGGAGTGTCGGTAGATCCAAGTAAAATTGAAGCAGTTGCTAAGTGGGAGAGGCCGAAAAATGTAGGGGATATACGGATTTTTCTGGGGTTGGGTGGTTATTATAGAAGGTTTGTAAAGGACTTCTCAaaatgggatgagagttgtgagaaggcattCCTAACCTTGAAGTAGCGCCTGACTACAGCTCATATTCTTGCTTTACCTGAAGGAAGTGAGAATTTTGAAGTATATACCGATGCCTCGAATAATGGattggggtgtgtgttgatgcagaatgggaaagtaataGCTTATGCCTCGAGACAATTAAAGCCATATAAGGACAATTATCCTACCCATGATTTAGAGTTGAGAGCCATGGTGTTTGCTttaaaattttggcgccattacctttatggaactacttttaaggtgttttctgaccacaagagtttgaagtatatttatactcagaaggagttgaacatgagacaaagaagatggatTGAGGTGATTGGAGACTACGACATGGAGATAGTATATCACGAAGGGAAGGCGAATGTTGTGGCAGATGCATTAAGTAGGAAGTCTTTCCATGCTCTATGCACTGCTATGTCAAGAGTGAGGTTAAATGAGGAAGTGGAGAAGATGGACATTTGTATGATTAAGAAGGGTGATTCCATTGGAGATTTGACCATTGAGCCTGAGTTATATGCTGAGATCAGGGAGAAGCAGAAAGAGGACCCGAGAATACAAAAGTGGCGTGAGGCCGTGGGGAATGTCGTGGGCTCTGAGCCTTGTTCCAAGTTCGAGATCAATGCAGATGACAGTCTTAGATTTGTTGGAAGATGGTGTTTACCTGATAGTGAGGAATTGAAGAGAAAGATCCTTACCAAAGCTCATTCTACACCTTATTCTGTTAATCCTGGAGGAgataagttatataaagatttgaaggaAACCTTTTGGTGACCAAAGATGAAGAAGGAGGTAGCTGAATTTGTTGCAAGGTGCTTAGTATGTCAAAGGGTGAAGGGAGAGCATAAGAGACCACAAGGTAAAGTTCAATCCATCGATGTGCCTGAATGGAAGTAGGAgagcatttccatggattttattgttggctTGCTAAGGACTCAAAGAGGGAATAATATGATATGGGTGAATGTGGACTGATTGACTAAGTCAACTCACTtcattcctatgaaagatacttggagtaaagctgGGTTGGCTAAGGCATATGTCAAGAATGTGGTGAAACTTCATGGTGTGCCTAAAGACATTGTTTCCAATCGTGACTCGAGGTTTACATCTAAGTTTTGGCAGGAGTTGCAATCTTTGATGGGGACTCAGTTGAAGATAAGTACAACATTTCATTCAGCTACGGATGGTCAGACTGAAAGGACTATTTAGacattggaggatatgttgagagcctGTGTGATGGAATTTGGGGGATCATGAGaggagaggttggatttgatcgaaTTTTCCTATAATAGTTGCCATGCTATCACTGGCATGACACCTTTTGAAGCATTATATGGGAGGAAGTGCaggagtccagtttgttgggatgataagGTTGATGCAGTGGTGTTGGGACCTGAAATGATTCAGGAGATGGTGGAGCAAGTAAAagtaattcggcaaaagatgagagatGCGCAGGAtagacagaagagttatgcagatttgaaGAGAAGTGAGATAGAATTTGCGGTATGAGACAAGGTGTTGCTAAAAGTGTCTCCTATGAAGGGTGTGATAAGGTTTGGGAAGAGAggtaagctgagtcagaagtttattggaccatatgagatcttagacagaGTTGGAGAGGTAGCTTATCGATTAGCACTACCTTCAGCCGCTTTTGATAAGGTtcataatgtgttccatgtgttCGCAATtaaggaaatatgtgagtgatgcTACTCATGTATGGGAGCCTGAGCATGTGGAAATAGATGAGCAAATGTTCTATGTTGAAGTGCCTAAGGAAATCTTGGACATGAAAGTGAGAAAGACTTGGAATGGAGAGACAGATTTAGTAAAGGTTTTGTGGACTAATCATAGTATGGAAGAAGCTACGTgtgtactactactactactactaccaataataataataatactactactactactactactaataataataataataataataataataataatagtagtaataataataataataatagtaataataatagtaataataatagtaataatagtaataataataataataataataataataataataataataataataataataataataataataataataataataataataataataataataataataataataataataataataatcacttttattactagggtggttaatctttttcttgagggccggtgtcctcttcctctgggtgagtacattgccagcgcccctctcacaccactcgttaaaccgggtggtggagttcgtcctattCTTTGTTGGTACGGTgcggagacggcttgtctctaaggttggggcttctatggttggcccgtctttaccttcttattttgatgggcttgattcggggtgggtgtgtccggtggaggagaggctatcttgcatgccttgaaccgctTATCGAGGCTCGGGGGCTCGGGTGGGGCTTTCTATCTTCTTTGGTTGATttcgaatgcgttcaaccttgttgaccgttcgaccatgcttcagagCTCGCCGTCGTTGCCCGACTCtttccgttgggtggagttttgttattccggCCCGGCCCGCCTTTTTAAGGGGAGCACgcttgtggtcttgtcggggTGTTCAAGCaggtgatccgttggggcctttgcttttcgcgttggttttgcatcccttggtttgcaagatcagggacacttttgacctcactttgcaggcatggtacttagatgatggcaccattgtgggtgatactttggaggtggggaaggttttgga is a genomic window containing:
- the LOC141630096 gene encoding uncharacterized protein LOC141630096, translating into MRQRRWIEVIGDYDMEIVYHEGKANVVADALSRKSFHALCTAMSRVRLNEEVEKMDICMIKKGDSIGDLTIEPELYAEIREKQKEDPRIQKWREAVGNVVGSEPCSKFEINADDSLRFVGRWCLPDSEELKRKILTKAHSTPYSVNPGGDKLYKDLKETFW